Below is a window of Streptomyces sp. WMMB303 DNA.
CGGCACCAGCTTGGTGACCTTGCCGGGGACGACCTGGCCGATCTGGTGGGTGCGGGCGAACTGCTGCCAGGGGTCTTCCTGGGTGGCCTTGAGCGACAGGGACACGCGCTCGCGGTCCATGTCGACGTCCAGCACCTCGACGGTGACCTCCTGGCCGACCTCGACGACCTCGGAGGGGTGGTCGATGTGCTTCCAGGACAGCTCCGAGACGTGCACCAGGCCGTCGACGCCGCCCAGGTCCACGAAGGCACCGAAGTTGACGATGGAGGAGACGACGCCGGAGCGCACCTGACCCTTCTGGAGGGTGGTGAGGAAGGTCTGGCGGACCTCGCTCTGGGTCTGCTCCAGCCAGGCGCGGCGGGAGAGAACCACGTTGTTGCGGTTCTTGTCCAGCTCGATGATCTTGGCTTCGAGCTCCTTGCCGACGTACGGCTGGAGGTCGCGCACCCGGCGCATCTCGACCAGCGAGGCCGGGAGGAAGCCGCGGAGGCCGATGTCGAGGATGAGACCACCCTTGACGACCTCGATGACGGTACCGGTGACGATGCCGTCCTCTTCCTTGATCTTCTCGATGGTGCCCCAGGCCCGCTCATACTGGGCGCGCTTCTTCGAGAGGATCAGGCGTCCCTCCTTGTCCTCCTTCTGGAGGACAAGGGCCTCGATCTCGTCACCGACGGCGACGACCTCGTTCGGGTCGACGTCGTGCTTGATCGACAGCTCTCGGGAAGGGATGACACCTTCGGTCTTGTAACCGATGTCGAGCAGGACCTCGTCCCGGTCGACCTTCACGATGACGCCGTCGACGATGTCGCCGTCGTTGAAGTACTTGATCGTCTCGTCGATCGCGGCGAGGAAGGCTTCCTCGGAACCGATGTCGTTGACCGCAACCTGCGGAGTGGTGGCGGAAGTCTCGGTGCTGCTCGTCATGTGGAAAAGGGTCTCCGGTACGGACATGAAGTCGTAGGTACTGCTACGCCGAGGACCCTTCGAACGCACCACACATGCAAGTCAGCCGGACAGCCTGGAAAACCCGGAACCCGAGGGGACATACAGTCGATGCGAGCGCGGCCTGCTCCGTCCGAGGCACGCAGGCCCGCAGCGCAACTTGTAGCATACGGGGGCCGCTGGGCATGGTCAATGCGCGAAAGAGCACACCTGGGATGCAACACCCCATACCCGGCAGAACTCGCCGCTCCGCACGGCCGGATGGCGGCACGACCGGGGGCGGCAGCCAAGCCGCCGAGAGCCGGACCGGAGCTCCGGGAGCACCCCACGGCGCACTGCGGGACACCGACACACCGAGATTACGGGGAGCGCCGCAATGGAACAAAAGCACGAGGCCGGTGAGGGTGTCCACCCCCTGACCCACGGTGATCGCGCGGGTGGGCCCGGCGGCGCGCCCGGCCCGCGGGACGGCACCGGGCACGCCGGGCACGCCGGGCACGCCGGGCACGCCGGGCACGCCGAAGATATTGAGGACGCCGAGGCCGTGCGGCGGCCGGCCGGGGGCCGGGAGACCAGCCGGGCCAATCGCGGCTGGTGGGACCGGAACGCGGACGAGTACCAGAACGACCACGGTGACTTCCTCGGGGACGCGCGCTTCGTCTGGGGGCCCGAGGGCCTGGACGAGGCCGAAGCGGAGCTGCTCGGTCCCGCGGAGCAGCTCCGGGGGCTGGACGTGCTGGAGGTGGGTGCGGGTGCCGCGCAGTGCTCCCGCTGGCTGGCCGCGCAGGGCGCCCGGCCCGTCGCACTCGACCTCTCCCACCGGCAGCTCCAGCACGCGCTGCGGATCGGCGGCGGGGATCCGGGCCGGCCGGGGTTCCCGCTGGTCGAGGCGGACGCCAGGGCGCTGCCTTTCGCGGACGGGTCCTTCGACCTGGCCTGCTCCGCTTTCGGCGCGATCCCGTTCGTGGCCGACCCCGAGCGGGTGTTCGCCGAGGTGGCCCGGGTGCTGCGCCCCCAGGGCCGCTGGGTCTTCTCCCTGACCCACCCGCTGCGCTGGTCCCTGGCCGACGAACCGGGGCCCGAAGGGCTGACCGTCCTCGCCTCCTACTTCGACCGCACGCCGTATGTGGAGGAGGACGGCGCGGGGCGGACGGTGTACGCGGAGCACCACCGGACTCTGGGGGACCGGGTGCGGGAGCTGGTCGGCGCCGGGTTCCGGCTGGAGGATCTGGTCGAACCGGAGTGGCCGGAGTGGAACCAGCAGGTGTGGGGCGGCTGGTCGCCGCTGCGCGGGCGGCTGGTCCCGGGCACGGCCGTCTTCGTGTGCACGCTCGCCTGACCGTCGCGGCGACGTCGGCGGCGGCTGTGCGGGCCCTCGGCGTCTCGGGGACTCGCGCGGCGCCCGGACACACGCCGGCCGGTGGCGCCGCCCGGTGCACTGCGGCCCGCATCCCGCGTCCCTCCGGCGCCCCGGTCTGCCCCGCGCCCCGGGCGGTACGCCGGGCGTGCCGGCCGGGCACAATCGGCTGGTGCGCCATGACGACCAGTTGCAGCAGCTCCCCATAGCCGAGGCGGTCCCCCGGGTGCGCGAGGCGCTCGCCGGGTGCGGGGCGGCCGTCGTGCACGCTCCACCGGGCACCGGCAAGACGACGCTGCTGCCGCTCGCCCTGGCCGGGCTCCTGCCGGACGGCGCACCGGCGCGCACCGTCCTGGTGGCCGAGCCGCGCCGGATGGCGGCCCGGTCGGCGGCGCGCCGGATGGCCTGGCTGCTGGGGGAGCAGCCAGGCGGGCGCGTGGGCTTCACGGTGCGGGGCGAGCGCCGGGCCGGGCCCGGCACCCGGGTGGAGGTGGTCACCACGGGGGTGCTGCTCCAGCGCCTGCAGCGCGATCAGGAGCTGCCCGGTGTCGACACCGTCCTGATGGACGAGTGCCACGAGCGCCATCTGGACGCCGACACGGCCCTGGCCTTCCTGCTGGACGTGCGCGAGACGCTCCGCCCCGACCTGCACCTGATCGCCGCGTCCGCCACCCAGGACAGCGCAGCGTGGGCGCGACTGCTGTCCGCGCGGGTCGTGCACGGCCGGGGCACGAGCCATCCGGTGGAGGTGCGGTACGCGCCGCCGCCGGCCGGCCTGCGTCCGCCGCACGGCATGCGCGTCGATCCGGGACTGCTGCGCCATGTGGCGGCGACCGTCCGGCAGGCGCTGGCAGCCGAGCCGGAGGGCGACGTGCTCTGCTTCCTGCCCGGTGTCGGCGAGATCGCCCGGGTGACGGACCTGCTGTCGGGGCTGGCGGCGCGGGTGCTCCCGCTGCACGGCCGGGCACCGGCGCGGCTGCAGGACGAGGTGCTGGGCGGCGGTACCCGCGGGGACCGCCGGGTGATCCTCTCCACGGCGGTGGCCGAGTCGAGTCTGACGGTGCCCGGGGTGCGGGTGGTGGTGGACGCGGGGCTGGCCCGGGAGCCCCGTACGGACCACGCGCGGGGACTCGGCTCCCTGACCACGGTGCGGGTCTCCCGCGCGGCGGCCGAGCAGCGCCGGGGCCGGGCGGGCCGGGAGGCGCCGGGCGTGGCCTACGCGTGCTGGGCGGAGGCCGAGGAGGCGGGGCGGCCGCGTGACCCGTCCCCCGGGATCGCGGTGGCCGATCTGACGGCCTTCGCCCTGCAGGCCGCCTGCTGGGGCGACCCGCAGGCCGCGCGGCTGGCACTGCTGGACGCGCCGCCGGAGGGCGCCATGGCGGCGGCTCGGCGGACGCTGCGGACGGTCGGCGCGCTGGACGAGCGGGGCCGGGTGACCCGGCGAGGGCAGCGGATGGCCGGCCTGGGAGTGCACCCGCGGCTGGCCCGCGCGCTGCTGGACGGCGCCGCGGCCGTGGGCAGCGAGGCGGCCTGCGAGACGGTGGCGCTGCTGAGCGAGGAGCCCCCGCGGGCGTACGGGGACGACGCGGCCGAGGCCGTCCGGCGGGCCCGCGCGGCGCCGCGGGAGGACCCGTACGGAATGCGCTGGGCAGCCGAGGTGCGGCGGCTGCGGTCACTGCTGGGCGCGCGTACGGCGCCACCGGAGGGACTCGCGCACGAGCAGGCCGTGGGCACGGTGGTGGCCCTCGCACAGCCGGAGCGGGTGGCATTGGCACAGCGCGGCGGCGCGTATCTGATGGCCGGCGGCACCCGCGCCGAACTGGCCGCGGACAGCGCGCTGCGCGGAGCCCGGTGGCTGGCCGTCGCCGTCGCGGACCGGCCGGTGGGCGCCGCCTCGGCCCGAGTGCGGCTGGCGGCCGCGATCGACGAGGCGACGGCACGGGCCGCGGCGGGCGCGCTGTACGGAGTACGCGAAGAGGTGCGCTGGGATCCCGAGCAGGGCCCGCAGGACTCGCCCGGTGAGGTGGTGGCCCGTCAGGTGGAGTCGCTGGGAGCGGTGCGGCTGTCGGTGCGCCCGTTGCCGGACCCGCCGGACGCGGCGCTGCGGGAGGCCGTACTGGAGGGGCTGCGGCAGCACGGCACGGATCTGCTGCGCTGGTCACCGAGGGCTGTGGCGCTGCGCCGCAGGCTGGCGTTCCTGCACCGGACGCTGGGCGCGCCCTGGCCGGACGTTTCCGAGGAGGCACTGCTGGAGCAGGCGGAGGAGTGGCTGGGAGAGGTGCGCTCACGCGCCGACCTGGCCCGTCTCGAGGCGGGCGAGGTGCTGGCCGGGCTGCTGCCGTGGGCCTCGGGTGCGGCGGCACGGCTGGAGGAGCTGGCGCCGGAGCGCGTCGAGGTGCCGTCGGGGTCGCGGATCCGGGTCGACTACACGCCGGAGCAGCCGGTGCTGGCCGTGAAGCTCCAGGAGATGTTCGGGGCGCTGGAGACTCCGCGGGTGGCGGACGGGCGGGTGCCGCTGCTGCTCCACCTGCTCTCCCCCGCCGGGCGTCCCACGGCCGTCACCGCCGATCTCGCGTCCTTCTGGGCGGAGGGCTACCGGGGTGTGCGGGCCCAGTTGCGCGGCCGCTATCCCAAGCACCCCTGGCCGGAGGACCCCGCCGCGGCCGAACCCACCGGCCGTACGAAGGCACGCGGGCGGGCGGAGTGAGCTGGTCGGGCGGGCGGCGGCCGGGCGGGATCCCGGCCGCGGGGGAAGGCGTAGCAGGGGATGAGCAGCGAGAGCGCGGCGAAGCGCCTCGCGGGACCGGCAGGACCAGGCGCGCGCTCTCCTGCGCGTGCGGCCTCCTGCCGAAGCTGCCAGGGGCGCGCGGGAACAGTGGTGCGCAGCGGCTTCTTCGGCGCGGCCCGGCACACCGGACCGCCCCCGGTGCTCGGCACCGGGGGCGGCGGGAGGCCGTCGCGCTCAGCCCTTGACGGTGACCTTCACCTGCACGGTGGCGCCGCCCTCGGCCGTCAGCGTCAGCGTGTAGGTGCCGGGCCGGTCGCCGGCGAACAGCTCGGGCAGCGCGACGACGCCCTCGGCGTCCGTCTTCAGATCCGCGAGACGGCGGACCGGCGCGCCCTGCTCGTCCTTCCCGAAGTACGGGCCGGCGTCCTCGGCGTCGTCGCCGAACGCGGCCGTCAACGAGGTGTTCGCGACGGCCTTGCCCTTGCGGGTGGCCTTGACCTCCACGGCCTGGGCGAACTTTCCGCCCCTGTCGGCCTCCAGCGCGACCTCACTCGTCCGCGCCAGGGTGTCGGCCTGCGGAGCCGTGACCGAGGCCGCGAAGTCGACACTGCCCAGCTTCTTGCCGGGAACCGTCGCGCGCACGGTGAAGGAGCCGGTCCGGTCGCCCGCGCCGAGCGCGGGCGCTGTCGCGTTGCCCTGCGCGTCGGTGGTGACCGTCGCACTCCTGGCACCGCGCTCGAAGGCCGCTTCGGTCTCGCCGCGGACCTCGAACCGGACCCGGACGCCCTTGACACCCTTGCCCTTGGCGGTCTCCACCTTGACGACGGGGTGCCCGGCGAAGTCCTCACCGGCGACCGCGGTGAACTTCCCGGCGCCGACCCGCTCGATGGCGTGCGGGCCGGTCGGCTCGGGACTGGGCTTGCCGCCGCCGTCGTCCCCCTCGCCGGGCTTGCCGTCGCCGTCGTGCCCGTTGCCGGGCCTGCCGTCGCCACCGGGCTTCTCGGGCTCGCCGGGCTTGTTCGGTTCGCCGGGCTTGTCGTCCGCCGGGTCCGCGCCGCCGCGTCCCCCGCCCGGGCTCGAACCGCCACCGGACTCGCCGAGTCCGGGCGTGGTGGGCAGCACCGGAACGTCGCGGTCCGGCACCGGGTGGGTGCCCTTGCGGTAGTACTCGAACCAGGCCAGGACCGTCCGCAGATAGTCGCTCGAGTTGTTGTAGCTGAGGACGGCCCGGTCCAGTCCGGCACTGGAGGACAGATCGCGCCCGTCCGCGCACAGGTAGGCACCCGCGGCGAGCGCGGCGTCGTGGATGTTGTTGGGATCCTTGCGGCCGTCGCCGTTGCCGTCCGCCCCCCAGCGGTCCCAGGTGGAGGGGATGAACTGCAGCGGACCGACCGCGCGGTCGTAGGTCGTGTCGCTGTCCCAGCGGCCGCCGTCGGTGTCCTTGATGTGGGCGAAGCCCTTGCCGTTGAGCACCGGGCCCAGGATCGGGCGCAGTGTCGTGCCGTCCTTGTCGACGGCGCCCCCGCGGGCGTGACCGGACTCGACCTTGCCGATACCCGCGAGGAGTTCCCAGCGCAGTCCGCAGCCCGGCGTCCGGGAGGCGAGCGACCGGGCGGCCTTCTTGTAGGCGGCCAGCACCGAGGCCGGGATACCGGAGGTGTCCTCGGAGCCGCCGGGTTCGGACGCACCGGGCGGGTGCGGGGACTCCAGCGGCGGCAGTTCCGTGGCGTACTCGTCGTCGCCCGGTGTGCGGTCGCCCGTGGAGCCCGGCCGGCCGGCACCGCCGTCCCCGGCGAGTTCCACACCAGGCGCCTGCGAGGCGGTCAGCGCCGCCATGACGACGGCCGCGACGGCCGTGCCGCCCAGCCCCCTGCGGTATCTGGCACTGCGCAGCCCGCCGCGGCGCCGGTGTCCCGCCGCTGTGGTGGCCGCCCGCCGTGCGGCGTGCCGGCCCCGGATTCGCGCCATAGGTCAGTCCCGTCCTCTCCCCATCGGACGCAGTCACCGCGACCTTACGGCAGAGCCTGCCCCAAGTCAGCGGCCGTGCGGGGCTTCTGGCGCTTATGCCCCGCTTCGGAAGCCGGTTTTCCCGATGTTCGCCCCGCTGTTCCCCCATGTCCTCCACAGGCGCCGGTACACGGACGGCCGCCGATGGCCGGGACTCCGGGGCGCCGGACGGCGAAGCCGCGTGACGAACGGCCACGCGCCACTCGCCCGCGCCCGGGTTCTCGCCCAGCCGCCCGGATTCCGGCACGACTCAGTGCGCCGCCGACTCCCAGTCCAGGCCGACACCGACCGACACGTCCAGCGGCGCCCGCAGGGAGACCGCCGTGGACATCTCGGAGCGGACCAGTTCCTCGACCCGCTCCCGCTCTCCCGGGGCGATCTCCAGCACGATCTCGTCGTGCACCTGGAGCAGCATCCGGGAGCGCAGCCCGACCGTACGCAGCGCCGCGTCGACCTTGAGCATGGCGACCTTGACGATGTCGGCCGCCGTGCCCTGGATCGGGGCGTTGAGCGCCATCCGCTCGGCCATCTCGCGGCGCTGCCGGTGGTCGCTGGTCAGATCGGGCAGATAGCGGCGGCGCCCCATGATCGTGTGGGTGTAGCCGGTGGCGCGGGCCTCGTCGACCGTGCGGTGCAGATAGTCGCGCACCCCGCCGAACCGCTCGAAGTAGGTGTCCATCAGCTTGCGCGCCTCGTCGGGGGCGATTCCGAGTTGCTGCGAGAGCCCGAAGGCGGACAGCCCGTACGCCAGCCCGTAGGACATCGCCTTGATCTTGCGGCGCATCTCCGCGTCGACACCGCTCTTCTCGACGCCGAAGACCTGCGCCGCGACCGTGGTGTGCAGATCCTCGCCGGAGGTGAACGCCTCGATCAGCCCGGCGTCCTCGGACAGATGGGCCATCACCCGCAGTTCGATCTGGCTGTAGTCGGCCGTCATCAGCGACTCGAAGTCCTCGCCGACGCGGAAGCCGCGGCGGATGGCGCGGCCCTCGTCCGTACGGACGGGAATGTTCTGCAGGTTCGGTTCCGTGGAGGAGAGCCGTCCGGTGGCGGCGACCGTCTGGTTGAACGTGGTGTGGATACGGCCGTCGGGCGCGATCGTCTTGATCAGGCCCTCGACCGTGGTGCGGAGCTTCTGCTGCTCGCGGTAGCGCAGCATGATGACCGGCAGCTCGTGCTCGGTCTGGGTGGCCAGCCAGGCCAGCGCGTCCGCGTCGGTGGTCCAGCCCGTCTTCGTCTTCTTCGTCCTGGGCAGGCCCAGCTCACCGAAGAGGACCTCCTGGAGCTGCTTGGGCGAGCCCAGGTTGAACTCGTGGCCCACCGAGGCATGCGCCTCCTCCACGGCCTGCTGCACGGCCCCGGCGAACTGCTGCTCCAGGCCTGTGAACCACTCCCGGTTCGCCGCGATACCGGCCCGCTCCATCCCGGCCAGCAGCTCGGACGTCGGCAGCTCCAGCTCCCGCAGCATGTCGGCGGCGCCCACCTGCTCCAGCCGCTGCTCGAAGGCGCTGCCCAGGTCGTGCACCGTGCGCGCCTTGACCATCAGGGCCTGCGCCTCGGCCTGCTCGTCCACCCCGAGCGCGAGCTGCCCGTCGGCCTCGGCCGCGGGACCCAGCTCGCGGCCCAGGTACTCCACCGACAGCGCGTCCAGCGCGAAGGAGCGGCGGCCCGGCTTGTCCAGGTAGGCGGCGAGCGCGGTGTCCATCCACACGCCGTCCACCCGCCAGCCGTGGTCGGCGAAGACCCGGATCAGCGCTTTGGCGTCGTGCATGATCTTGCGGCGGTCCGGGTCGGACAGCCAGGCGGCGAACGCCCGCTCGTCCTCCTCCGGCAGCTCGGCCGGGTCGAACCAGAGGGCCGGGCCGGTGCCGGTGGCCAGCGCGACCTCGCTGACACTGCCGGTGCCCTGCTTCCACACGTCGACCGTGGCGACCCCGAGCGCGGCCGCACCGTGCTGCTCCAGCCAGGGGGCGAGCGCACCGGCCTCGGCGACCGTGCCGTCCACCTCGACGCCCTCAGCGGGCGCGGGTTCCTCGGCTTGCGCGGCAGCCGGGTCCGCCGCGAAGAGGCGGTCGCGGAAGTTCTGGTGGCGGAACTCCAGGGTGTCCAGAATGACGGCGAGTGCGTCGCGGTCGTAGGGCGTGCGCGCCAGGTCCTCCGGCGCGTCGGGCAGCTCCACGTCCCGCACCAGCTCGGTCAGCCTGCGGTTGAGCAGCACCGACTCCAGGTGGGACCGCAGGTTCTCGCCCGCCTTGCCCTTGACCTCGTCCGCCCGTTCGGCCAGCTCGGCCAGCGAGCCGAACTGGGTGATCCACTTGGTGGCCGTCTTCTCCCCCACCCCGGGGATGCCCGGCAGGTTGTCCGAGGGGTCGCCGCGCAGCGCGGCGAAATCGGGGTACTGCGCCGGGGACAGACCGTACTTCTCCTGCACCTTCTCCGGGGTGTAGCGGGTCAGCTCCGAGACGCCCTTGGTCGGGTAGAGCACCGTGACGTTGTCGCTGACGAGCTGGAAGGTGTCCCGGTCGCCGGTGACGATGGACACCTTGAAGCCCTCGGCCTCGGCCCGGGTGGCGAGCGTGGCGATCACGTCGTCCGCCTCGAAGCCGTCGACCGCGTAGCGGCGCACCCGCATGGTGTCGAGCAGCTCGCCGATCAGCTCGACCTGGCCCTTGAACTCGTCGGGGCTCTTGGACCTGTTCGCCTTGTACTCCGAGAACTCCTCGGAGCGCCAGGTCTTGCGGGAGACGTCGAAGGCGACGGCGAAGTGCGTGGGCGCCTCGTCACGCAGGGTGTTGGCCAGCATCGAGACGAAGCCGTAGATCGCGTTGGTGGGCTGCCCCGAGGTGGTGTTGAAGTTCTCCGCCGGAAGTGCGAAGAACGCCCGATACGCGAGAGAATGCCCGTCCATGAGCATCAGACGCGGTGGTGTCCCGCCGCTCTGCTGAGGGGTTGCTTCTGGTGCCGTCTTCGATGCCTTCTTAGCCACGGTGCCGATCCTCCCATGCGGGTCCGACAATCACCGGACACGGCACCGGGGGCGCCGCCGGGCTGCCCGCGGCGGCCGATGAGTGGCACCATCCGGGGTATGACTCGGAAGGCTCCCTCCAATGACCCGGTCCAGGACGCACCCCGGGTGGGAGAGCCCGCGCGAGCCGCGGCGGGACTGCCTGCCGTGGGGCACTCGCTGCGGATGGCGCGGCAGCAGATGGGCGTGAAGCGCACAGCCCTCACGCTGCTGCGCGTCAACCAGAAGGACGGCTTCGACTGCCCGGGCTGCGCCTGGCCGGAGGGCGAGAAACGGCACGCCGCGGAGTTCTGCGAGAACGGGGCCAAGGCGGTCGCCGAGGAGGCCACCACGCGCCGGGTCACCCGGGATTTCTTCGCCGCGCACCCGGTGGCCGATCTCGCCGCGCGGTCCGGCTACTGGCTGGGCCAGCAGGGCCGGCTGACCGAACCGATGTACCTGCCCGAGGGCGGGGAGCACTACGAGCCGATCGGCTGGGACGAGGCCTTCGCGCTGATCGCCGAGGAGCTGCGCGGCCTGGCGTCGCCCGACGAGGCGGTCTTCTACACCTCGGGCCGCACCAGCAACGAGGCGGCCTTCCTCTACCAGCTCTTCGCCCGCGAGTTCGGCACCAACAACCTGCCGGACTGCTCCAACATGTGCCACGAGTCGTCCGGCTCCGCACTGACCGAGACGCTCGGCGTCGGAAAGGGCAGCGTACTGCTGGAGGACCTCCACCAGGCCGACCTGATCATCGTCGCGGGACAGAACCCGGGCACCAACCACCCGCGGATGCTCTCCGCGCTGGAGAAGGCCAAGGCGGGCGGCGCGCGGATCATCACCGTCAACCCGCTGCCCGAGGCCGGCATGGAGCGGTTCAAGAACCCGCAGACCGCCAAGGGTCTGGCGGCGGGCGGCACCCCGCTCACCGACCTGTTCCTGCAGGTCCGGCTCGGCGGCGACCAGGCGCTCTTCCGGGCGCTGAACCGGATCGTGCTGGAGCGGGAGGGCGCCGTCGACGAGGAGTTCGTCCGCGAGCACACCCACGGCTTCGCGGAGTTCGCGCAGACCGCGCGGGCCACCGACTGGGCCTCGACGCTGGCCGCCACCGGGCTGGAGCGCGCCGAGATCGAGCGCGCCGCGGAACTGGTGCTCGCCTCGGAGCGCACCGTGGTGTGCTGGGCGATGGGGCTGACCCAGCACAAGCACGCGGTGCCCACCATCCGCGAAGTGGTCAACTTCCTGCTGCTGCGCGGGAACATCGGACGCCCGGGTGCCGGGGTCTGCCCCGTGCGCGGCCACAGCAACGTGCAGGGCGACCGCACCATGGGCATCTTCGAACGCCCCGCGCCCGCCTTCCTGGACGCGCTGGAGCAGGAGTTCGGCTTCGCGCCGCCGCGCACCCACGGCTACGACGTCGTCCGGGCGATCCGCGCGATGCGCGACGGGCAGGTGAAGGTCTTCCTCGCGATGGGCGGCAACTTCGTGGCCGCCTCCCCGGACACCGGGGTGACCGAGGCCGCGATGCGCCGGGCCCGGCTGACCGTGCACGTCTCCACCAAGCTGAACCGCTCGCACTGCGTGACGGGGGCGCGGGCGCTGATCCTGCCCACCCTGGGGCGGACCGAACGCGACATCCGGCCCGGCGGCGAGCAGTTCGTCACCGTCGAGGACTCCATGGGCATGGTGCACGCCTCGCGGGGGCGGCTGGAGCCGGCGAGCCCGCTGCTGCGGTCCGAGCCCGCGATCGTGGCCGGGCTGGCGCAAGCCGTACTGGGCGGGGGATCCACCGTCCCCTGGGCGGAGCTGGCGGACGACTACGGGCTGGTCCGGGACCGCATCGCGCGCGTGGTGCCCGGTTTCGAGGGCTTCAACGCCAAGGCGGCCCGCCCCGGAGGCTTCACACTGCCGCACGCGCCCCGGGACCGGCGGCACTTCCCCACCGCGACGGGGAAGGCGAACTTCACGGCGGCGCCGGTGGAGTACCCCCGGCTGCCCGAGGGGCGGCTGCTGTTGCAGACGCTGCGCTCCCACGACCAGTACAACACCACCGTCTACGGGCTCGACGACCGCTACCGGGGCATCCGCGACGGCCGCCGCGTGGTGCTCGTGCACCCCGCGGACGCGGCCGCCCTCGGACTGCCCGACGGCTCCTACGCCGACCTGACCGGCGAGTGGGACGACGGGCAGGAGCGGGTGGCCCGCGGATTCCGCGTCGTGCACTATCCGACAGCGCGCGGATGCGCCGCCGCGTACTACCCGGAGACCAACGTGCTGGTGCCGCTCGACGCCACCGCCGACACCAGCAACACACCCGCCAGCAAGTCCGTCGTGATCAGGCTCACTCCCTCGGCGGCCGACTGACGCCCGTGCGGGCTTAAGCTCGGATCGGCCGGTCGGAGACGGAGCACCGGCGCACCACGGAGGATCGGAGCAGCGGCACATGGGCGAGCAGACCACCACCGAGTTCCCCCAGGAGATCCTGGACCAGTGGAAGGGGTCGGGGGTCGACCTGCCCGCGCTGTTCTCGGCCGGGAAGCTGGGCGAGCGGATGGGCCTGCAGATCCTGCACGCCGCCCCCGAGCGGGTGGTGGGCACGCTGCCGGTCGAGGGCAACACCCAGCCCTACGGGCTGCTGCACGGCGGCGCCTCGGCCGTGCTCGCCGAGACGCTGGGTTCGGTGGGAGCGATGCTGCACGGTGGGCCGGGCAAGGCCGCCGTCGGGGTGGACCTCAACTGCACCCACCACCGCGGGCCGCGTTCGGGGCTGGTGACCGGGGTGGCCACCCCCGTGCACCGGGGGCGGACGATGACCAGCTACGAGATCGTCGTCACCGACGAGCAGGACCGGCGGGTGTGCTCGGCACGCCTGACCTGCCTGCTGCGTGACGCTTGACATCCTCCCGGCCCTGAAGGACCGGGATTCCTACTGCCCGCGTCTGCGGGCCTCGGTGGGTTCCTGCTTCAACGCGCTGCGCCGGTACGGGTACCGGTCT
It encodes the following:
- the polA gene encoding DNA polymerase I; protein product: MLMDGHSLAYRAFFALPAENFNTTSGQPTNAIYGFVSMLANTLRDEAPTHFAVAFDVSRKTWRSEEFSEYKANRSKSPDEFKGQVELIGELLDTMRVRRYAVDGFEADDVIATLATRAEAEGFKVSIVTGDRDTFQLVSDNVTVLYPTKGVSELTRYTPEKVQEKYGLSPAQYPDFAALRGDPSDNLPGIPGVGEKTATKWITQFGSLAELAERADEVKGKAGENLRSHLESVLLNRRLTELVRDVELPDAPEDLARTPYDRDALAVILDTLEFRHQNFRDRLFAADPAAAQAEEPAPAEGVEVDGTVAEAGALAPWLEQHGAAALGVATVDVWKQGTGSVSEVALATGTGPALWFDPAELPEEDERAFAAWLSDPDRRKIMHDAKALIRVFADHGWRVDGVWMDTALAAYLDKPGRRSFALDALSVEYLGRELGPAAEADGQLALGVDEQAEAQALMVKARTVHDLGSAFEQRLEQVGAADMLRELELPTSELLAGMERAGIAANREWFTGLEQQFAGAVQQAVEEAHASVGHEFNLGSPKQLQEVLFGELGLPRTKKTKTGWTTDADALAWLATQTEHELPVIMLRYREQQKLRTTVEGLIKTIAPDGRIHTTFNQTVAATGRLSSTEPNLQNIPVRTDEGRAIRRGFRVGEDFESLMTADYSQIELRVMAHLSEDAGLIEAFTSGEDLHTTVAAQVFGVEKSGVDAEMRRKIKAMSYGLAYGLSAFGLSQQLGIAPDEARKLMDTYFERFGGVRDYLHRTVDEARATGYTHTIMGRRRYLPDLTSDHRQRREMAERMALNAPIQGTAADIVKVAMLKVDAALRTVGLRSRMLLQVHDEIVLEIAPGERERVEELVRSEMSTAVSLRAPLDVSVGVGLDWESAAH
- a CDS encoding FdhF/YdeP family oxidoreductase, yielding MTRKAPSNDPVQDAPRVGEPARAAAGLPAVGHSLRMARQQMGVKRTALTLLRVNQKDGFDCPGCAWPEGEKRHAAEFCENGAKAVAEEATTRRVTRDFFAAHPVADLAARSGYWLGQQGRLTEPMYLPEGGEHYEPIGWDEAFALIAEELRGLASPDEAVFYTSGRTSNEAAFLYQLFAREFGTNNLPDCSNMCHESSGSALTETLGVGKGSVLLEDLHQADLIIVAGQNPGTNHPRMLSALEKAKAGGARIITVNPLPEAGMERFKNPQTAKGLAAGGTPLTDLFLQVRLGGDQALFRALNRIVLEREGAVDEEFVREHTHGFAEFAQTARATDWASTLAATGLERAEIERAAELVLASERTVVCWAMGLTQHKHAVPTIREVVNFLLLRGNIGRPGAGVCPVRGHSNVQGDRTMGIFERPAPAFLDALEQEFGFAPPRTHGYDVVRAIRAMRDGQVKVFLAMGGNFVAASPDTGVTEAAMRRARLTVHVSTKLNRSHCVTGARALILPTLGRTERDIRPGGEQFVTVEDSMGMVHASRGRLEPASPLLRSEPAIVAGLAQAVLGGGSTVPWAELADDYGLVRDRIARVVPGFEGFNAKAARPGGFTLPHAPRDRRHFPTATGKANFTAAPVEYPRLPEGRLLLQTLRSHDQYNTTVYGLDDRYRGIRDGRRVVLVHPADAAALGLPDGSYADLTGEWDDGQERVARGFRVVHYPTARGCAAAYYPETNVLVPLDATADTSNTPASKSVVIRLTPSAAD
- a CDS encoding PaaI family thioesterase → MGEQTTTEFPQEILDQWKGSGVDLPALFSAGKLGERMGLQILHAAPERVVGTLPVEGNTQPYGLLHGGASAVLAETLGSVGAMLHGGPGKAAVGVDLNCTHHRGPRSGLVTGVATPVHRGRTMTSYEIVVTDEQDRRVCSARLTCLLRDA